Below is a genomic region from Azoarcus sp. KH32C.
CCACGCGCCGCTGCTGCGCGCCGTCCCCGGCCTGCGCCTGTCGGTCGTCGCTTCGCGACAGCCCGACAAAGTGCTTGCCGACATTCCGGACGCGAAGGTCGTCGAAGACCCGCTCGCCGCGCTGGCGCGGCCCGACGTGGAGCTGGTCGTCATCGCCAGCCCCAACGACACCCACGCGCCGCTCGCCGAGGCGGCCTTGCGCGCGGGCAAGCACGTGGTCGTCGACAAGCCGTTCACGGTCACGCTCGACGAAGCCCGCGACCTGGCAGCGCTCGCCGCAAAACAACAGTGCGTGCTGTCGGTGTTCCAGAACCGGCGCTGGGACAGCGATTTCCTCGCGCTGCGCGGACTCATCGCAGCGGGACGGCTGGGCGAAATCGTGCATCTCGAATCGCGTTTCGACCGCTTCCGGCCCGACGTCCGCGAACGCTGGCGCGAGCGGGACGTGCCGGGAGGCGGCCTGTGGTACGACCTCGGGCCGCACGTCGTCGATCAGGCCTTGCAGCTCTTCGGCCTGCCCGAGCGCGTCGGTGCGCAGTTCGGCACGATGCGCGACGGTGCGCGCACACCGGACTGGTGCCAGGTCCAACTCGACTGCGGCCGTCCGCAAGTGACGCTGCACGCTTCGGTGCTGGTCGGCGGCGGCATGCCGCGCTTCGCGGTGCATGGCCGCCGCGGCAGCTGGGTGAAGTACGGGCTCGACGCGCAGGAATCGCAGCTGTTGACGGGCCTGCGTCCGGGCGACCCGGGCTGGGGTGCCGATCCGCTGCCGGGCACGTATTACCCCGGCGACGGCAGCCGCCACGACGAGCCCGTGCCGGCCGGGAACTACGTCGCCTACTACACCGGGCTCGAAGCCGCGATCCGGGGCCGCGGGAAGAACCCCGTGACGCCCGCCGAGGCGGTCGCCGTCATGGCGGTGATCGAGACCGCGATCGCAGCGGCGGAACAGGGGCGCATGTTGCCGCTGCCGCTGACCGATGACGAGCGGCAGCGCTGGAAGGCCGCATCGTAAAGAGTGCAGGATGGGTTGAGGCCGCAGGCCGATACCCATCCTGCGCCTGCCAAGGGACGTCGTCGGTCGACGGGTATCGCTTCGCTCAACCCATCCTACGATCTGCGCCACGTCACGCGATCCGCAACTCCGACGCCGGATCGAAGAACACCGCCTTCGACAGGTCGAACATCAGGTCCATGTTCTCGCCCGGCGCGCGGGCATGCGCGGGGTGCACGCGGCACGTGACCTCACGCCCGTTCACCGGCACGAGCACCAGCGTGTCGGGGCCGGTCGGCTCGGTCAGGCTGATCGGCAGCGACGCGGTTTGGATGTAATCCGCGCCCAGGCTCGATTCGACCTTGTGCGTGATCTGCTCCGGGCGGATGCCGAACACGACTTCCTTGCCTTCCCAGGGCTTGAGCTTGCCGTTCGCCGACACCGCCGGGAAGACGTAGCTGTTCGCGCCGCTCTCCAGCCGCACGCCGTGCCCGGCTCCCATCGCTTCGACGCGCGCCGGGATGAAGTTCATCGACGGCGAGCCCATGAAGCCCGCGACGAAGAGGTTCGCCGGGTTGTCATAGATCTGCTGCGGCGTACCGAACTGCTGCACTTCGCCCGCTTTCATCACGGCGATCTTGTCGCCGAGCGTCATGGCCTCGATCTGGTCGTGCGTCACATAGACGATGGTCGTGCCCATACGCTGGTGCAGCTGCTTGATCTCGACGCGCATCTCGACGCGCAGCTTGGCGTCGAGGTTCGACAGCGGCTCGTCGAAGAGGAAGAGCGACGGGTCGCGCGCGATCGCCCGTCCCATCGCGACCCGTTGGCGCTGCCCGCCCGAGAGCTGCGAGGGCTTGCGGTCGAGCAGGTGGCCGATCTGCAGCGTCTGCGCGACGCGTTCGACGATCTTCTGCTGTTCGGCCTTGCCGACCTTGCGGATCTCGAGGCCAAAGGAAATGTTCTCGCGCACGGTCATGCTCGGGTACAGCGCGTAGGACTGGAACACCATCGCGATGTCCCGGTCCTTGGGGCTGAGGTTGTTGACGACGCGGTCGCCGATGCGGATGTCGCCCGAGCTCACGGTATCGAGGCCGGCGATCATCGACAGCAGCGTCGACTTGCCGCAGCCGGAGGGGCCGACGAGGATCAGGAACTCCCCCTTCTCGATCTCGATGTTGATGCCCTTGAGGATTTCCGTGCCCTGGTAGGACTTGCGCACGTCGCGGATGGATAAAGCGCCCATTTTGTCTCGCTCCTTTGTCTTGATTGCCCGGGTCTTTAGCCCTTGACGGCACCGGCGGTGAGGCCGCGCACGAAATACTTGCCGGCGACGACGTACACGAAGAGGGTCGGCAGTGCAGCGATGATCGCCGCGGCCATGTCGACGTTGTATTCCTTGACCCCGGTCGAGGTGTTCACGAGGTTGTTCAGCGCGACGGTGATCGGCTGGCGGTCGCCGGACGAGAACACCACGCCGAACAGGAAGTCGTTCCACACCTGCGTGAATTGCCAGATGATGCTGAC
It encodes:
- a CDS encoding oxidoreductase; this translates as MSTPIEVALIGYGYAGQNIHAPLLRAVPGLRLSVVASRQPDKVLADIPDAKVVEDPLAALARPDVELVVIASPNDTHAPLAEAALRAGKHVVVDKPFTVTLDEARDLAALAAKQQCVLSVFQNRRWDSDFLALRGLIAAGRLGEIVHLESRFDRFRPDVRERWRERDVPGGGLWYDLGPHVVDQALQLFGLPERVGAQFGTMRDGARTPDWCQVQLDCGRPQVTLHASVLVGGGMPRFAVHGRRGSWVKYGLDAQESQLLTGLRPGDPGWGADPLPGTYYPGDGSRHDEPVPAGNYVAYYTGLEAAIRGRGKNPVTPAEAVAVMAVIETAIAAAEQGRMLPLPLTDDERQRWKAAS
- a CDS encoding ABC transporter ATP-binding protein; translated protein: MGALSIRDVRKSYQGTEILKGINIEIEKGEFLILVGPSGCGKSTLLSMIAGLDTVSSGDIRIGDRVVNNLSPKDRDIAMVFQSYALYPSMTVRENISFGLEIRKVGKAEQQKIVERVAQTLQIGHLLDRKPSQLSGGQRQRVAMGRAIARDPSLFLFDEPLSNLDAKLRVEMRVEIKQLHQRMGTTIVYVTHDQIEAMTLGDKIAVMKAGEVQQFGTPQQIYDNPANLFVAGFMGSPSMNFIPARVEAMGAGHGVRLESGANSYVFPAVSANGKLKPWEGKEVVFGIRPEQITHKVESSLGADYIQTASLPISLTEPTGPDTLVLVPVNGREVTCRVHPAHARAPGENMDLMFDLSKAVFFDPASELRIA